AATGCTTCTTTCGCTATCGTGGCTGCTTCTGCATATCGTCCTTGTTCATACAGCGCCGTAACCTTTTTGTTGAGCTCATTCCACAATGTCTCCTCGGCGTAAGCTGGCAGAGCAATTGATACGGCCAGCATCATCAATACAGCAAGTCTTGCTCGTGTGGTGATTCGCATATCCGTCGTCATTTTTTGAAACGGTAATTACCCAGATCACACCGGGTCGTGCTCGGCTCGAAAAGCAAAAAGCCCTGCCGAGCCATTTCATACCCGAAAACGCCTCTTTTCTCATGTCTCATGGAGCGAAAGTGATTCTGCCGGAGGTGGGCTAAGAGGAGACCATAAGTATCTCCTGCTGCTCAAGCAGTGTCAAGCCGCGGAATCACCGGTCGGGTGCCACCCCTTCGTGATGGCTGCTCGGCGCGCTGTTCAGCGCCCTTGGTCGGTTCCTTCATCGTCCGTTCCCCCGGCAGGCTCGACCAGGAAGGCTTTCGAGGAGAGGATCGTGCCGTCGGGCGTGCGGGCCTCCACCCGCCACTCGCCGGTCCAGGCTGGGGGAATGGTCTTATAGCTCCAGGTCCGGAAGCGCGGCCCGTTGACCTTGAGGAGGACCACACTGACATTGCGATTTCGCCAGTACCAAAGATGGAGGACGGTCGTCGGCCGGCCCGCCTCGACAACCTCGGCGGGAACAGGGGAGGGCACCTGTACGGGTTCCCGGTCGGCCACGGTGGTGGCAAGGACATCCCGGACCACCCGGGGGGTTGCCGTGACCGGTTCGTCGCCTACCGGTCCCTCGTGCCTCGGCCGTTCGGGTTGTGTCTTTGGATTCGTCAAGGGAGCCCCGGCCGCGCCGGTGGCCAGCATACCCATGATGGCGAGGTAGGCAGCCATACCGCAAACGGACTTCATGCTGCTATCTCCGGTGACGTGCCAGGTCCCCTTACGGTGCGCGCCAGATGACCCTCCCGTCTTTGCCGATAAAGTGCAGGCGAGGTCCCGTTCCACTTAGTTGGGCCTGGCTCTGCTCCTCCCTATCGATTAAAGCCAACGTTACCGAGCCGTGTTTCGACACGCCGAGCCATGCCAGGTACTTTCGGCTCACGTCGCGGCCCCTTTCATAGTCATAGAAGTATAGGGCTGGCGTATTATTCGAGAGCACGACCAGCTCGGCTCGTGTCAAGCCATTCTCATCCGCAAGGTGCAGGATCGGCCTGCCGTCGTCCATCACTTGCAAGCCGCCACGGTTTATCCCTTTCGAATCCCTCAAGATGAACCGCTGAGCCTCAACAACCTCGACCACCTTGCTCGGCGTCGCCTGGCCCATCAGCAGCACGGCGGCGATCGCGATCATGATCACGGCGGCTGCAAGCTTCAAGCGCCGGTTCTCCCACTCCAGGTGGTCTAGCCGGTCCGCCAGGGTTGGCTCGTTCATCACGTCATCCTCCCTCCGCGCGTTTCACGGCCTCTCGCGCGCTCGTCGCCACGTCGGCAGAGTTGTGTTACCACCTGTTGAGCAAGGCCTTGTAGGCTTCGTGCAGATCTTGGGCTTTCGTGGGGGCATTCGTGTAGAGGAAACAATGGTTGATCCCAGGCCCGAACATCAACACGATCCAAAGCAGGATCGCAATTCCCACGACGGCCCATCTTGACTTCAGTTCCCGCTCCGTCTCCCATGCCCTCCTGGCGCCTTCGATTTCGTTGCAATTCGCCGCTATTCCGGTTTTCCCTGCGATAGACGCGTCAGGGGCGTCGGCGGGTGTAAGCCCGTTCGTACTGCTGGATCAGCCCCGCGTCCGCAAAGCTGAAGTAGCCATCGTCTCCGACGATGACGTGGTCCAGGACTCTCACATGCATAATCTTGCCAGCGAAGACCAGCTCTTCGGTTATTGCCTTATCGGTGGCACTCGGCGTGGGATTGCCCGACGGGTGGTTGTGGGCAAAGATGAGGGCCGCAGCGTGGTGACGGTTGGCCAGCTGGATAATATCGCGGGGGTAGACCGGGCTTTCGGAGAGGGACCCTTCGCTTGCCGTGACTGTTTCGAGGAGCTCGTTGTGGCCGTTGAGGAGCAGGACCTGGAAGATCTCCTTTTTCAGATCCCGCATGTGCGGCCGCATGTAGTCATAGATATCTTGGGAGGACTCCACTTTTCCCGTGATCCGCTTGGCCTCGCTCAGGGCCCGTCGCCCCAATTCCATGGCGGCCTGGAGTTGGGCGATCTTGGCCTTGCCCAGGCCTTTGATGGTCCTGAAATCTTCAGGATCAGCGGCGCTCAGTTCCCGCAGCCCGCCAAAGGATTGCAGCAGTTCCCGCCCCAGATCAACGGCGCTTCGACCCTTGACCCCTGTCCGGCAAAGGATGCCGAGGAGTTCGGCAGTGGTCAGGTGCCGCGGGCCATACTTGAAGAGGCGTTCCCGGGGTCGCTCCCCTTCGGGCCATTCACTGATCGCCCTGGGATACCGCTTTCGACGCATGAGTGTCTCCTAGGCGCCCTGGGAGTTGTTTCTACCGGCGAAGCATAAGGGACTGGTCAGATGTTGTCACGGAGAAAGCACGACCCACGGTGTGGGCAGCCCATCTGGACCCATTCGGCTTTTCATGCAATTTTTTGATCGAAAATTGATGGTCGTCAGGTGTCGATATGATGTAGGTCATTGTAATCTTGAATGGGATGACCTATTTCTGTGAAAAAAGGGGCAACCCCCGGCGCCTCGCCAGCGGCGTTGTGCGGCCCGGACGGAACCGAGGTTGCCGTCCGGGCCGTTTTCTTTTCTTGAACTGCAGTCGTTACTGCATGTCTAAGTCCAGGTGTAACTCTTACCACGCACCAGGTTCCGATTGGCCGCTGACGCCTTTTTGCCAACGTATTCGGCGCGGGGGGAGGGCATCGGGTCGTCGAGAGTGGAGTGGCATTTTCAAAGGATAAAGGTGATGAGGAGCAGGAGGGTAAGCGCGGACATCAGGAAGGCTGTCCCCCAGCCGATCAAATTCGAGAGGGGGGAATTGACCGCCTCCCCCATGATCTCGCGATCGTTGACGAGTTGGAGCACAATGATCAGGGTCAGCGGAAGGAGAATGCCGTTCAGGGTCTGGGAGAAAAACATGATTGGAATGAGGGGAACATTGGGCCAGAGGATCGTGCCGGCTCCGATGCCGATCATAACCAGATAGATACTGAAAAATCCGGGTGCCTCTTTGGGCCGCCGGTCCACGCCGGTCTCCCAGCCAAGCGCCTCGCAGGTAACATAAGCCGTGCTGAGGGGGAGGACGGCCGCCGAGAAGATCGAGGCATTGAGGAGTCCCAGGGCAAAGAGGAGACTCGCATAACGCCCACCAAAAGGCTCCAGAGCCCTGGCTGCATCCGCAGCGGTCTCGATGCGGACCCCGTGCGCATGCAGGGTGGCCCCACAGGCCACAATGATAAAGTAGGCGACGCCCGTAGCCACCACCGCCCCCACGATCACATCGAAGCGAGCGTACTTGTAGTCTTTCCACCGGATCCCCTTATCGACGGTGGAGGATTGCACGTAAAATAGCATCCAGGGTGCGATGGTCGTCCCGACTAGGGTGATGAGCATGATGAGGGAGTTGCGGTCCATCTCAAAGCTAGGCTGAATCGTCTGCCGCAGGACCTCGCCCCACGGGGGGTGCGCAAGGAAGGCAGAGATCACATAGAGGAGGTACAGGGCGCTCGCGATCAGGAACACCCGCTCGATAATGGCGTAGGTCCCTTGCACGACCAGCCAGGAGACGAAGAGGGCAATCAGGGGGACAGAGAGAAACCGGGGGATGCCGAAGATTTCAAAGGCGGCGGCCACCCCGGCGAATTCGGCGACGGTATTGGCGAGGTTGACAAGAACAAGAATGGAAAGCATCAGAACGGCCGGGCGAAGGCCGTAGCGCTCCCGAATGAGCTCCCCCAGCCCCTTCCCGGTGACCACCGCCATCCGGCTCCCCATCTCCTGCACGACGGCGAGGCTGATGGTGGTGAAAAAGAGGACCCAGAGCAAGCTGTACCCGTAGTGGGCTCCCGCCAGGGAATAGGTGGCGATCCCACCGGCGTCCTGGTTGACGCTGGCGGTGATGATGCCAGGCCCCATGATCGTCAAAAAGACGAGGAGCCGCCGCTTGTACCCGCGCGGCATTCGCATTCCGTGCCTCGCTCCGCCCGGACCTTGACGTGGGAGACCGGTCGCGCCGGTCGCCTTCCGAACGGTCCGGAGGGTCCTCCGGTTGGGAGGGTTCTAAATGTACTTTTTTGCCGCCCGCCGCTTCCATATCATCGGGATCAGATCGTCGAGAACGTCATCAACGGTCACGATCCCCTCGAGTCTCCTGTCCTCATCCACCACCGGCAGGGCCACGAGATTGTATTTCGACAAGGTCTCCGCCACTTTTCGGATCGGAGCCTTCGGTCCGACGGTGATGACCTGCATAATCATGATTTCGTGCAGCTGTTCCTCGGACCGGGCTAGCATGAGCTCTCGCAAGCTGAGCACTCCTGCGAGCCGGTCCGAGGAATCAGTCACGTACAGATAATAAATGGTTTCCACTTCGTCCGCCAGAGCACGGAGCTTCTCCAAGGCCTCGCTCACCCTGGTCTCGGGGTGAAATGCGACATACATGGTGGTCATAAGCCCGCCCGCAGTGTCCTCCTCATGCTCGAGGAGTTCTGCCACATCCTCCGCCTCGGCAGGGTCCATCTCTTCCAGAAGCTCTTGGGCCTTGGCGTGCGGCAGGTCTCCCAGGATATCTGCGGCTTCGTCCGGTTCCATCATCTCAAGCATATCTGAGGCTTTTTCCGGCTCGAGCATCTGGATGACTCCGGCCTGGACCTCGGGCTCGGTCTCGGTCAGGGCCTCGACCGCAGTCTCGGCCTCCAAACCGTTGAGGATCGCGGCCCGCTCGCTGGGGTTGAGTTCCTCCATAATGTCGGCGATGTCTGCCGGGTGCAGCTGAGCCAGTTTCGTGTAGACGGCCCGCTTTCGAGCCTTGGTCAGTTCGGTTTCGATCGGCTCCACATGCTCCCAGGGGACCACTTCCCGAGGAATCTCGATGCCAAAGCGCGAGGCGATCCACTGGAGAGGCCTTTCGGGGACGAGTCGGCCAAGCAAGCTGTGCATTCCCGCCAGGAGGGCTACCATGTCGTAACCCTCGTCTCGCCACTCTAACTGCACGTCGTTCACCCGGACCACCCGCCGCCCGTGGGTATCCATCACCTTCTTGTCCAGGATATTGCGGCGTAACGCCATCTCGTCGCCTCTGAGATCACCAGGGGTGAGTTCCTCCCTTGGGCGATCCAGGATGACGGTAGGCCCCGTGGGTGTCTCGGCGATTTCTGCAACCGCTTCCCAGGCGAGGTAAAGGTCCTCCTCGCCGCGCCGCGCAATGCACAGCTTGCTTACCCGGGGATGGAGTCCCCAGAGCAACACCACCAGGTCCTTGAGTGTCCCCACCTCACTGCCGCGGCTATCCACAACCGGCCGTGATAGCCAGCGCGTCAGAGAGGTGATCCGTTGTGGAGGTTCTTTAAGCATGCTGGCCGCTCCAGTACGGCCTCCATAGTATGAAAGGGACAGCGGAGCGGTGTCAATCTGAATCCGCTCAGGGCCGATCACCGACGACCGATCACCGGCAATCGATGACCGACAAAGCCGACTGTGAGCCGGTAGTACATCGCCAAGAACTACGGGCCAGGAGCCACGTGCCACGCGCCAAGCGCAAGCCCGTGTCCCCCTGTTCAGGTCCGGGGCAGTGTGATATGGTCATAGCGGAGTGAGGAGATTATAGTCATGAGCGAGGAGGAATTGCGCTTCGTCGCGGATAGCATGCTGGGCAGGCTGGCCAAATGGCTCCGGATCGTGGGGTACGACACTCTCTATTTCCGGGATGCACCGGATGGTCGCCTCGTAGCGCTCGCGCGGCGCGAGGGACGGATCCTCCTCACCCGGGATACGCGACTCTTGCTGCGGCGTCGGCTCTGTCAGATCCTCTTCATCCACCACGATCAGGTGTGGGATCAACTGAAACAAGTCGCCCGTGAGCTCGGGCTCACCATGGGTGAGCGGCTCGGGAGCCGCTGTCTTCGATGCAATCTGTCCCTCGAGCCCCTCGCGAAGGAGCGAGCGGCAGGACGTGTCCCAGAGTATGTTTTCCGTCACCATGATCTTTTCTTTCATTGTGGGGAATGCGGACGGATCTTTTGGGATGGGACACACCTGCACCACATGGAAGAGACCGTGCGGGCGTTATGCGGTTGATCTTCCTGGGGACGCCAGCATTCGCCGTTCCGTCGCTGCGCCGCCTCGTGGAAGTGGGACATGAGGTAGCTGGGGTCGTGACCCAGCCGGATCGCCCGGCGGGCCGAGGTAAGCGACTCCGCAAGTCCGCCGCAAAGCAGGTGGCCGAGGAAGCATGCATTCCGGTTATCCAGCCCGTGAAGATCCAGGAACCGGGGGTGGTGGGCCACCTTCGCAAATTGAAGCCTGAAGTGCTAGTGGTAGTCGCCTTCGGCCAGATCTTGCCCCGATCGATCCTCGAGATCCCACCAAAAGGGTCTATCAACCTACACGCCTCCCTCCTGCCCAAATACCGGGGGCCAGCCCCTATTCCGTGGGCCCTGATTCAGGGTGAGACGGTGACGGGCGTCACGATTATGGAGGTGGTTGAGGCGGTGGACGCGGGGCCCATTCTGTTGCAACGAATGACCCCGATCGCGGTGGAGGACGATGCCGGAACCCTCCATGATCGCCTGGCGGCTCTCGGCGCAGAGGCGCTCGTGGAGGCGTTGGGTGCCTTGGGGCGCGGGGACATGACAAAGACTCCCCAGAATGAGGCCGAGGCCACCTATGCTCCAAAGCTACCCGCGGACCAGGGATGTCTCGAGTGGTCGCGGGGTGGAAGGGATCTGTGGAACCTGGTGCGGGGGCTGGCCCCGCAGCCTGGGACCTATACGTTCTTCCGGGGCCTTCTGATCAGGGTTCTCGCGGCCCGGCCGCTGCCAGGGCACCCTGGGCAAGTGCCGGGGACCATTGTGGGCTTCCGGAAGGGAGCGGGGGTGCAGGTGGCGACAGGGGACGGGATTCTCCTGCTCACCACGCTGCAGCCCGAAGCGAAGCGGGTGATGACGGCCGAGGAATTTGCCCGCGGCTATCGTGCTGAGGTAGGAAGTGCCTTCGCGTCCACGCGGGAGCAATCCACGAAGTCTCGCCCTGGAGATTCTCGTCCGGGTCGAGCGGGATAGGGCGTACGCGAATCTCCTCCTGGACGCCCGGCTCAGCCGGCACAGGCTGACCCCCCGCGACCGGGCCCTAGCGACGGAGCTTTGCTACGGAGTCCTGCGTCATCGCGGGACGATTGACTTCGTCCTTTCCCGAGTCTTGGATCGTCCGCTCGAGACGGTGGACCTGGATGTCAGGAACCTCCTTAGGTTGGGAGCCTACCAGCTCTTTTATCTGGACAGGATTCCGGCCTATGCTGCGGTGCATGAAACAGTTCGTCTGAGTCGGCGTGCGACGGCTCCCTTCGTCAATGCTGTCCTGCGATCCTTGGAGCGGCGCGGCCCAATAAAGGGTGAGGAGCTGCCCGATGATCCGATCCAGGGATGGGCGGTGCAATACTCCCATCCCGCATGGTGGG
This DNA window, taken from Candidatus Methylomirabilota bacterium, encodes the following:
- the fmt gene encoding methionyl-tRNA formyltransferase gives rise to the protein MRLIFLGTPAFAVPSLRRLVEVGHEVAGVVTQPDRPAGRGKRLRKSAAKQVAEEACIPVIQPVKIQEPGVVGHLRKLKPEVLVVVAFGQILPRSILEIPPKGSINLHASLLPKYRGPAPIPWALIQGETVTGVTIMEVVEAVDAGPILLQRMTPIAVEDDAGTLHDRLAALGAEALVEALGALGRGDMTKTPQNEAEATYAPKLPADQGCLEWSRGGRDLWNLVRGLAPQPGTYTFFRGLLIRVLAARPLPGHPGQVPGTIVGFRKGAGVQVATGDGILLLTTLQPEAKRVMTAEEFARGYRAEVGSAFASTREQSTKSRPGDSRPGRAG
- a CDS encoding Mut7-C RNAse domain-containing protein; translated protein: MSEEELRFVADSMLGRLAKWLRIVGYDTLYFRDAPDGRLVALARREGRILLTRDTRLLLRRRLCQILFIHHDQVWDQLKQVARELGLTMGERLGSRCLRCNLSLEPLAKERAAGRVPEYVFRHHDLFFHCGECGRIFWDGTHLHHMEETVRALCG
- a CDS encoding DUF2914 domain-containing protein — translated: MKSVCGMAAYLAIMGMLATGAAGAPLTNPKTQPERPRHEGPVGDEPVTATPRVVRDVLATTVADREPVQVPSPVPAEVVEAGRPTTVLHLWYWRNRNVSVVLLKVNGPRFRTWSYKTIPPAWTGEWRVEARTPDGTILSSKAFLVEPAGGTDDEGTDQGR
- the radC gene encoding DNA repair protein RadC codes for the protein MRRKRYPRAISEWPEGERPRERLFKYGPRHLTTAELLGILCRTGVKGRSAVDLGRELLQSFGGLRELSAADPEDFRTIKGLGKAKIAQLQAAMELGRRALSEAKRITGKVESSQDIYDYMRPHMRDLKKEIFQVLLLNGHNELLETVTASEGSLSESPVYPRDIIQLANRHHAAALIFAHNHPSGNPTPSATDKAITEELVFAGKIMHVRVLDHVIVGDDGYFSFADAGLIQQYERAYTRRRP
- a CDS encoding CBS domain-containing protein, with protein sequence MLKEPPQRITSLTRWLSRPVVDSRGSEVGTLKDLVVLLWGLHPRVSKLCIARRGEEDLYLAWEAVAEIAETPTGPTVILDRPREELTPGDLRGDEMALRRNILDKKVMDTHGRRVVRVNDVQLEWRDEGYDMVALLAGMHSLLGRLVPERPLQWIASRFGIEIPREVVPWEHVEPIETELTKARKRAVYTKLAQLHPADIADIMEELNPSERAAILNGLEAETAVEALTETEPEVQAGVIQMLEPEKASDMLEMMEPDEAADILGDLPHAKAQELLEEMDPAEAEDVAELLEHEEDTAGGLMTTMYVAFHPETRVSEALEKLRALADEVETIYYLYVTDSSDRLAGVLSLRELMLARSEEQLHEIMIMQVITVGPKAPIRKVAETLSKYNLVALPVVDEDRRLEGIVTVDDVLDDLIPMIWKRRAAKKYI
- a CDS encoding Nramp family divalent metal transporter, with amino-acid sequence MRMPRGYKRRLLVFLTIMGPGIITASVNQDAGGIATYSLAGAHYGYSLLWVLFFTTISLAVVQEMGSRMAVVTGKGLGELIRERYGLRPAVLMLSILVLVNLANTVAEFAGVAAAFEIFGIPRFLSVPLIALFVSWLVVQGTYAIIERVFLIASALYLLYVISAFLAHPPWGEVLRQTIQPSFEMDRNSLIMLITLVGTTIAPWMLFYVQSSTVDKGIRWKDYKYARFDVIVGAVVATGVAYFIIVACGATLHAHGVRIETAADAARALEPFGGRYASLLFALGLLNASIFSAAVLPLSTAYVTCEALGWETGVDRRPKEAPGFFSIYLVMIGIGAGTILWPNVPLIPIMFFSQTLNGILLPLTLIIVLQLVNDREIMGEAVNSPLSNLIGWGTAFLMSALTLLLLITFIL